Part of the Musa acuminata AAA Group cultivar baxijiao chromosome BXJ3-10, Cavendish_Baxijiao_AAA, whole genome shotgun sequence genome, CACCTGAGAGATACGTATAGATGGCATTCACAACGTTAGATCTGTTCCACAGATGCATTAAGCGATGTTGAGATGAGACAAACCCATGGTTTCTGACGCAGACTCGTCGCCGTAGAAGGTGGCGTGGGCCATCGACCACGGCGTGGGGCGAAACACGGCGCCAGCTCTGGCTATCGCCATTGCCAGCACCAGTAACCCGAGATTACACAggagcgacgacgacgacgacgaagccATTTCTTCCTTGGTTTCTCCCTGCATTGCCCAAACTGCTATCAGCTATTTATACATGCAACACTGCATGTGTCTGCGATGGAGAATTCTGATGCCGCGCTTGGACGTCGACTGCACGATGGGCGTGAAGTGCATGGGGAATTACCAAAATGGGTGGAGGAACAGGCAATATTTACTTTGAATCGGACGAAAATTTGAGCCAAGAGTAAGGATGGTTCGGGGATTCTACATTTGGTTCTTCGTCGAGGAACTGCAACGTGCATGCAAGTTTCCATTAGAACGTGCATGGAAGTAAGGTGGGATGCTCTCTTCGTGAAGTTTGGGATGGAGTCGGACACAAAGAATTGTGCAATCGAGTTTGATGTGTATTAAATGCATTGGAATTGATGGTTTTAATTTGCCAACAATAATGcctttttaaatattcaaagtgCACTAAAAATGAGGCTCTTTaattcccttttttttatttttcctgaggaaaataatttttatatataaatttaagtgaggaaaatattattattttttattcatgagGAAAATACCTTTTAATGTGGATAAGTTGggaaccatctctctctctctctctctctcattgttaATATATTTAGTAGGTAATATGGTACTTATCCCTTTCccacgtctcctcctcctcctcgtggaGATCTCTCGCTGACACCCATCCCAAGCATGACACTAAAAGTGAGGCTGTTCCTAGCAATTTAATATCTGGGTAAATAAAACAGCAACAGTAGCATGATGTGGGTGCAGATTGATCAACCCGAATGATTCCCTTAACAAAGAAAACTGTGGAAGGACAAGCACTGTATGTTGAGTTCATTGGCTCTTCTTCCCTTTTAGAGTTGGGCACACCGGGCATGGCAGAGTAAGGGGGAGGGAGACAAGTCGTCCGCTTCCGGGCGCCGTGTCTTGCTCCTGTTGGTGCTCTAATGGCCGACGGTGGGAAAGACAAAGGAGGAGCTAGTGATGTGATGTGTCCACTCCCCTACTCCAAAACAATAGACTAATAACTCTTTGTCTCTCCTCCATATCCTCCACcacgaccaccaccaccaccatgtgAACTTAACATGGAGGAGAGATGTAATGGGAGATGCCAAAAGCCCATGCTTGCTTGTTGAGCGCATCATGGTGGCACCAAGTGGCATGGTGCTCCGTATGAGCTCCACCATGTTGGCTTGTTTCCACCTTGCATGCCTCGTGATGTTATCCGTGTTGGATGAAAGGTGATATGGAGAGTCAAGGAGTTGAGACTGCTACTAATCTCAATGTCATTGTTGAGaactactcaagaaagctatctgCCATGGATTTGGCAGTCGAATGACTAGTTTGCACTTACAGGAAAAGGACAATGATGATGAGACAAACACATGAATTTGTGAACCCATCAACCAACACTTGTCATTGTTCATCTCCTTTTCCTTATGCAGGGAGAAGTGGAGAGATGAACGAGTGAGAATAATTTACTTCCAAGAACCACATCGCACCTCGAATGATTGGCCAATTGGACATCAACTCACTTAATGCTTCCATCCACAAGATGAACATCACATGGGATTCATCTCATCAATCATGTCCCACATCCCTCTCCTCCCTGTACAAAATGACCAATCCACCAGCCTTCTTTCTCACACCCTTCTGCACACCGGCCTAGCGATCTCcataagcctctctctctctctcgctctctctgcgCTTGCAGTTTGACCCTTCAATGGGTTTCCCATTTGGCTACCCCGAGCTCCCGAGGCTCCTCATCCACCTGCTCTTCCTCTTACTCCACCTGAGAAGGCTTATCAACCTGGTCTTCCACTCTCTTGGCCTCAGCAGCCTCCTGGGGTCCGAAGCCCAGTGGAATAATGACTCAGACATCCACAGCTACCACCACCAAACAAGCCTTTACTCGCTTCCGGCCAAGTTGATCCAGGAGAGCTTGCCGGTCGTCCAGTTCGAGGACCTACTCGCCGCGCATCGCGGCCGCCACTGCTTTCCCGAGAGCTGCGCGGTGTGCCTCTATGAGCTTGAAGGCGCCGACGAGGTCCGGCTGATGAGCAATTGCCGCCACGTCTTCCACCGGCGGTGCGTCGACCGGTGGTTGGATCACGGACAGTGCACCTGCCCCATGTGCCGAGCTCCCTTCTTCCCCGAGGAGGTCGGCATTTCTGACGCCTCTTTCTCATATGACGAAGACCGCCACTACATCAACTACTAACTGCCGCCGGCGTCTGGGCTGCGTCAGGAGTTGCCTTCCTCGTAGCGAAGTGGCTAACAGTGTACAAAGGTGTTGCAAATGATGCGAACACAGGTTTGAATGCAATAAGACAGGAAAAACCATATATGCCTCGTTCTCTTGCTTGTGCAGTCAGAGAGTCGTAATGGATATGGATCTTCTAGGTTGGTAAATTATGCAAAATCTAAGTGCTAAGTCGAGTATGAATGCAGTAATATCCTAAGCTATAAACATACTTGAAAGTACTGTCTCaacaaatatatattatgattatgcTTAAAAAACCTTCTGAATAATACTTTCCAATTAACTTTATGACTTACATGCTTCCCAATTAGGACCTTGAGTCTTGTGGTTTTAGGATCTAATACATAAATTAATTAAGAAAGAACCGCCGGTAATTACGTTTAGTGTTCGAAATATAATCATCCTAAGTGACAGCAAGTCCAGAATCCATGAATGCATGGCACTAAGCTTTGAGATTCTAAATGGATAAACTATTTTGTGAGCTCAAAGCTACATCAAGAGTGGCGTTACAGATCCTTTGGTGTTTCGGGCACATACAAGCACTTGGAAGGAGCAGTAGTTCTGGTGACTTGTGA contains:
- the LOC104000181 gene encoding brassinosteroid-responsive RING protein 1-like, with the translated sequence MGFPFGYPELPRLLIHLLFLLLHLRRLINLVFHSLGLSSLLGSEAQWNNDSDIHSYHHQTSLYSLPAKLIQESLPVVQFEDLLAAHRGRHCFPESCAVCLYELEGADEVRLMSNCRHVFHRRCVDRWLDHGQCTCPMCRAPFFPEEVGISDASFSYDEDRHYINY